The proteins below come from a single Deinococcus humi genomic window:
- a CDS encoding asparagine synthase-related protein, protein METRSPRTKAQITRKGFTLRLSRLPQGVADTAELTLPHRLDQPFALSQTWVDFGGVGAASLVLPQRGLAVVLRGVLYSHELQDVLSLYMRHGLTFADHLEGSFALILVDQQAGHIWAVTDRIGSVKVYAAQQDGKLLVSTDLNQPAFTQRPLSPAGVACALASGVMLGDLTVYQGVRSLERVCVHDLKPEGVTSRPYWTFSFGPPSRRPAAELQAELAGLLRAAVDRRLRRAGPRVFLSLSGGYDSRGLLSLLSGSGREIHTFAYSDGPPRMDSDADVAGQLARQYGARHVTLQAYRGDLDATLQRNAAWGQGVANFCDEADAWAELAEHAPSAIFAGEQLFGWYDRPAQTMTELLQHARLPDAQALSGLQGVLQEGDYARLRDAYGGELQALTQRLPSGLDPTQLETLTYLEQLGPRRLMPWREQFAGRVAPVHLPLLDGQLLDFMQTLPRQLIREKTLFKGALLALDPGLLSVPLARVSGYAPDWNAELLRHRGALKRQLGTGHSRLDEFVPPETVMALLDRLGPDRKNPVRSALGALRRTPLMGAALGVRPPLPRPVDRATLLLRLLTLRRLAE, encoded by the coding sequence GTGGAGACCCGAAGCCCCAGGACCAAGGCGCAAATCACTCGTAAGGGCTTCACGCTTCGGTTGAGCCGACTGCCCCAAGGTGTGGCGGACACAGCTGAACTGACCCTGCCCCACCGACTCGATCAACCTTTTGCCCTGAGCCAGACCTGGGTGGACTTCGGCGGCGTGGGGGCTGCGTCCCTGGTCCTGCCGCAGCGTGGCCTGGCCGTGGTATTGCGGGGCGTCCTGTACAGCCACGAGTTGCAGGATGTCCTCAGCCTGTATATGCGTCACGGCCTCACCTTTGCCGATCACCTGGAAGGCTCGTTCGCCCTGATCCTGGTGGACCAGCAGGCTGGCCACATCTGGGCCGTGACGGACCGGATCGGTTCTGTGAAGGTGTATGCCGCCCAGCAGGACGGGAAGCTGCTGGTGTCCACTGACCTCAACCAACCGGCATTCACCCAGCGTCCGTTGAGCCCGGCTGGAGTGGCCTGTGCCCTGGCCAGCGGGGTTATGCTCGGCGACCTGACCGTCTACCAGGGCGTGCGGTCACTCGAGCGCGTGTGCGTCCATGACCTGAAGCCTGAGGGCGTGACCTCACGGCCCTACTGGACTTTCAGTTTCGGGCCGCCGTCACGTCGTCCGGCTGCCGAGCTGCAGGCTGAACTGGCCGGCCTGCTGCGCGCGGCGGTGGACCGGCGCCTCAGACGGGCCGGGCCGCGCGTCTTTCTGTCCCTCAGCGGGGGCTACGATTCGCGCGGGCTGCTGTCGCTGCTGAGCGGTTCGGGGCGCGAGATTCACACCTTCGCCTACAGCGATGGCCCGCCGCGGATGGACAGTGACGCGGACGTCGCCGGTCAGCTGGCCCGGCAGTATGGCGCGCGGCACGTGACCTTGCAGGCCTACCGCGGGGACCTGGACGCCACCCTGCAGCGGAACGCGGCGTGGGGTCAGGGCGTCGCCAATTTCTGCGATGAGGCTGACGCCTGGGCCGAACTGGCCGAACACGCGCCCAGTGCCATCTTTGCGGGCGAACAGCTGTTCGGCTGGTACGACCGGCCCGCGCAGACGATGACGGAACTGCTGCAGCACGCCCGCCTGCCTGATGCTCAGGCGTTGTCCGGGTTGCAGGGCGTCCTCCAGGAAGGTGACTACGCCCGGTTGCGTGACGCGTATGGCGGCGAGCTGCAGGCACTCACCCAGCGGCTGCCTTCTGGACTGGACCCCACGCAGCTCGAAACCCTGACTTACCTTGAACAGCTGGGGCCGCGCCGGCTGATGCCGTGGCGTGAGCAGTTTGCAGGCCGGGTGGCCCCTGTTCATCTCCCGTTGCTGGATGGCCAGCTGCTGGACTTCATGCAGACCCTGCCCAGGCAGCTGATTCGCGAGAAGACGTTGTTCAAGGGGGCGCTGCTGGCGCTGGATCCTGGACTGTTGAGCGTGCCGCTGGCGCGCGTTTCAGGCTACGCCCCCGACTGGAACGCCGAACTGCTGCGTCACCGCGGTGCCCTAAAACGGCAACTGGGCACGGGCCACAGCCGCCTGGACGAGTTCGTTCCGCCAGAGACGGTCATGGCCCTGCTGGACCGACTTGGGCCGGACCGGAAGAATCCAGTCCGAAGCGCCCTCGGCGCCCTGCGGCGCACCCCTCTGATGGGCGCCGCGCTGGGGGTCAGACCGCCGCTGCCCCGTCCGGTGGACCGCGCCACCCTGTTGCTGCGCCTGCTGACGCTCCGCCGCCTGGCGGAGTGA
- a CDS encoding ABC transporter ATP-binding protein codes for MKSSLIAFLSYYRPYRRILFTDLFCALLVAGVLLIYPLCAGYVTRTVLDTPGPASWEQLWRVGLFMLGLLTVQIAANTFVDYQGHMMGTFMERDMRRDLFVHLQRQSFRFFDSRRTGQLMSRVTNDLFDVGELAHHGPEDLFIAALLFSGVFVILFHLNPALTLLLFAFVPFMAAYAIFFNLRLNRALMQSRARIADVNAQVEDTLAGIRVVQSFAGESLEQSRFNVENERFVRSRKAGYHADTFFYQGMTVFTQLMSIAVLVFGGLSILRDTLTLPELITYLMCVGILMEPIRRFVNLARLLQEGVTGFGRFRELMLIEPDITDAPGALTMQDPRGAIEFRDVTFQYPSTSRPVLRGINLKVEPGEFIALVGASGVGKSTLCALIPRFYEVTGGEIRLDGRPIREVTLESLRRSVGVVQQDVYLFSGTVMDNIQYGRPDATELEITEAARWAGAHEFIMALPDGYDTDIGQRGVKLSGGQKQRLSIARVFLKDPGILIFDEATSALDNESEAVVQASLERLAAHRTTIVIAHRLSTVRKAHRIVVLTEEGIAEEGTHADLMRRGGVYAQFQAQGASAITT; via the coding sequence TTGAAATCCTCACTGATCGCGTTTCTGTCGTATTACCGCCCTTACCGCCGCATCCTGTTCACTGATCTTTTCTGTGCCCTGCTGGTGGCGGGCGTCCTGCTGATCTACCCGCTGTGTGCCGGATACGTGACGCGCACCGTACTCGACACCCCCGGCCCGGCTTCTTGGGAGCAACTGTGGCGGGTGGGGCTGTTCATGCTGGGACTGCTGACCGTGCAGATTGCCGCGAACACTTTCGTGGATTACCAGGGTCACATGATGGGCACGTTCATGGAGCGTGACATGCGCCGTGATCTCTTTGTCCACCTGCAACGGCAGTCCTTCAGGTTCTTCGACTCCCGCCGGACTGGCCAGCTCATGAGCCGCGTCACGAATGATCTGTTCGACGTGGGGGAGCTGGCGCACCATGGTCCGGAAGACCTGTTTATTGCCGCGCTGCTGTTCAGTGGCGTGTTCGTGATCCTGTTTCACCTCAACCCGGCGCTGACGCTGCTGCTGTTCGCCTTCGTGCCGTTCATGGCCGCCTACGCCATTTTCTTCAACCTTCGTCTGAACCGCGCCCTGATGCAAAGTCGCGCCCGTATTGCCGACGTGAACGCGCAGGTCGAGGACACCCTGGCCGGTATCCGCGTGGTGCAGTCCTTCGCGGGGGAGAGCCTCGAGCAAAGCCGCTTCAATGTTGAGAATGAGCGGTTTGTGCGCAGCCGCAAGGCCGGGTATCACGCCGACACGTTCTTCTATCAGGGAATGACCGTCTTCACGCAGCTGATGAGTATCGCGGTCCTGGTGTTCGGCGGGCTGTCCATTCTGCGCGACACCCTGACCTTGCCAGAGCTAATCACCTATCTGATGTGCGTCGGAATTCTGATGGAACCTATTCGCCGGTTCGTGAACCTGGCGCGACTGCTCCAGGAGGGGGTCACGGGCTTCGGGCGTTTCCGTGAGCTGATGCTGATTGAGCCGGACATCACGGACGCCCCAGGGGCTCTAACCATGCAGGACCCCAGGGGGGCCATTGAATTCCGTGACGTGACCTTTCAGTACCCCAGCACATCACGGCCGGTGCTGCGAGGCATCAACCTGAAAGTGGAACCTGGGGAGTTCATTGCCCTGGTTGGCGCCTCCGGCGTGGGCAAGAGCACCCTTTGCGCCCTGATCCCCCGGTTCTATGAGGTGACGGGCGGTGAGATCCGCCTGGACGGCAGGCCCATCCGGGAGGTCACGCTGGAATCGCTGCGGCGCAGCGTCGGTGTGGTTCAGCAGGACGTGTACCTGTTCAGCGGCACGGTCATGGACAACATCCAGTACGGCAGGCCCGACGCCACTGAACTGGAAATCACCGAGGCGGCGAGGTGGGCCGGAGCGCACGAATTCATCATGGCCCTGCCTGACGGGTACGATACGGACATTGGTCAGCGCGGCGTGAAACTGTCCGGCGGGCAGAAGCAGCGCCTGAGTATCGCCCGCGTGTTCCTGAAAGACCCCGGCATCCTGATCTTCGATGAGGCGACCAGCGCCCTCGACAACGAGTCCGAAGCGGTGGTGCAGGCGTCCCTGGAACGACTCGCTGCTCACCGGACCACCATCGTCATCGCGCACCGCCTCAGCACTGTGCGCAAGGCGCACAGGATCGTGGTGCTGACCGAGGAGGGCATTGCCGAGGAGGGCACCCATGCTGACCTCATGCGGCGGGGCGGTGTCTACGCGCAGTTCCAGGCCCAGGGCGCCAGCGCCATCACCACTTAG
- a CDS encoding isocitrate lyase/PEP mutase family protein → MTQTAPNDLAHKARALLDLHTAPEILTLANVWDVVSAQVIAATGARALATASHSIASTFGYPDGENIPLDLHLDMVRRIVQAVDLPVSMDLEAGYGNPGETARRAIEIGVVGGNLEDGMRPLDEAVAAVEAVMAAGREAGIDFVLNARTDAVVRSGKDAPRSGVIDEAIHRGRAFLAAGAPVVFVPGLVAREEIQAVAEALGPRRLTVISVPGVSLPASELQALGVGRVSTGPFTQRVALTALQDAAAALLAGGALPTNTRPLN, encoded by the coding sequence ATGACCCAGACCGCTCCCAATGACCTTGCCCACAAAGCCCGTGCTCTGCTTGACCTCCACACTGCGCCAGAAATCCTCACCCTCGCCAATGTCTGGGATGTCGTCTCCGCGCAGGTCATCGCGGCCACCGGCGCGCGGGCGCTGGCAACTGCGAGTCATTCCATCGCCTCCACCTTTGGTTATCCCGACGGCGAGAACATCCCACTCGACCTGCATCTCGACATGGTGCGCCGTATTGTGCAGGCTGTGGACCTGCCCGTCAGCATGGACCTGGAGGCAGGCTACGGCAATCCTGGGGAAACGGCCCGGCGCGCCATCGAGATCGGCGTGGTTGGCGGAAACCTCGAGGACGGGATGAGACCACTGGACGAGGCGGTTGCCGCCGTCGAGGCCGTGATGGCTGCTGGACGCGAGGCGGGTATCGATTTTGTCCTCAATGCCCGCACCGATGCCGTGGTGCGCTCTGGGAAGGATGCGCCGCGCTCGGGCGTCATCGACGAGGCGATCCATCGGGGCCGCGCCTTCCTGGCGGCGGGTGCCCCGGTGGTCTTCGTGCCTGGCCTCGTTGCGCGGGAAGAGATCCAGGCGGTCGCTGAGGCCCTCGGGCCGCGCCGGCTCACGGTTATCAGCGTGCCCGGTGTCAGCCTGCCTGCAAGCGAGCTTCAGGCCCTAGGGGTGGGTCGCGTCTCGACCGGACCCTTCACGCAGCGCGTGGCCCTGACGGCTCTTCAAGACGCCGCCGCAGCGTTGCTTGCGGGGGGCGCCCTGCCCACGAACACCCGACCTCTCAACTGA
- a CDS encoding TetR/AcrR family transcriptional regulator, which translates to MSEQTDTRTRLLDAAEQLIQERGYHAVSYKDIGERLGIRNASIHYHFPGKTDLGAALVRRYRERLEQTLESLGALSPARRLEQYVAAYRRVVHEDGRICLCTVLAAEDSTLPGPVRQEVRAFFDLNEDWLTHVINEGRAQGAFQFSGPPAEAAWVFLATLEGAMLLARSSRDPGRFESITCRSVDALRSA; encoded by the coding sequence ATGTCTGAGCAGACTGACACGCGCACTCGCCTGCTGGATGCGGCCGAGCAACTCATCCAGGAACGGGGGTATCACGCCGTCAGCTACAAGGACATCGGCGAGCGGCTGGGAATTCGCAACGCCAGTATCCACTACCACTTTCCCGGCAAGACCGACCTCGGCGCCGCCCTCGTTCGCCGCTACCGGGAGCGTCTGGAGCAGACCCTGGAGAGCCTGGGAGCCCTTTCCCCCGCCCGCCGGCTGGAGCAGTACGTGGCGGCTTACCGCCGGGTGGTCCACGAGGACGGGCGCATCTGCCTGTGCACCGTCCTCGCCGCCGAGGACAGCACCCTCCCCGGGCCTGTCCGGCAGGAGGTGCGCGCTTTTTTCGATCTCAACGAGGACTGGCTTACCCACGTGATCAACGAGGGGCGAGCACAGGGAGCGTTCCAGTTCTCTGGTCCCCCCGCAGAGGCTGCCTGGGTCTTCCTCGCTACCCTGGAGGGCGCGATGCTGCTCGCCCGCTCGTCGCGCGACCCTGGACGCTTCGAGTCCATCACCTGCCGCAGTGTCGACGCGCTGCGCTCCGCCTGA
- a CDS encoding Kelch repeat-containing protein, which produces MRKQDGRDRKNGGMQDTRGARNWRIWGAALLLTLAACDQPNASQPSAPPQAVGEEPGDAPVPQPQPQLQSWTALAPAPTTLYEGQGGTVGGKLYVFGGFDKNVNNRPIATRAASVYDPAADRWTRLGDIPNFVTHAGVAVDGQSVYLAGGFLGDHPGPETNAVWQYDVAGDTWTPLPGLPMGRGAGALVRLGRELHFFGGVDRDASGRYLSDHADHWVLNLDGTDSWRTAAPMPNPRNHLAGAAMNGLIYAIGGQHLGDEANGNQTEVDVYDPTTDSWQAVSPLPIPLGHITSSTFGWRGRIIVAAGVTVGERESAQVFAYDPATDTWSTLPALPGPRQSPVADVIGDALVVATGATSAGPTDSTFVSR; this is translated from the coding sequence ATGAGAAAGCAAGACGGGCGCGACCGAAAAAACGGTGGTATGCAGGACACTCGAGGAGCACGAAACTGGCGCATCTGGGGAGCGGCGTTGCTGCTGACCCTGGCGGCCTGCGACCAGCCCAACGCGTCGCAGCCCAGTGCACCCCCGCAGGCCGTCGGCGAGGAACCGGGCGACGCCCCCGTGCCGCAACCCCAGCCGCAGTTGCAGTCCTGGACTGCACTCGCCCCCGCGCCCACGACGCTCTACGAGGGGCAAGGTGGGACGGTTGGCGGCAAGCTGTATGTCTTCGGGGGGTTCGACAAGAACGTCAACAACAGGCCCATCGCCACCCGTGCGGCCAGCGTGTACGATCCCGCCGCCGACCGCTGGACCCGGTTGGGTGACATTCCCAATTTCGTGACCCATGCGGGCGTGGCCGTCGACGGGCAGAGCGTCTACCTGGCCGGGGGTTTTCTGGGGGACCATCCCGGCCCCGAGACCAACGCCGTCTGGCAGTATGACGTCGCAGGCGACACCTGGACGCCCCTGCCAGGGCTGCCGATGGGGCGTGGGGCGGGAGCGCTGGTGCGTCTGGGACGCGAGCTCCACTTTTTTGGCGGTGTTGACCGTGACGCCAGCGGCAGGTACCTGAGCGATCACGCAGATCATTGGGTGCTGAATCTGGACGGCACAGACTCATGGCGAACGGCAGCGCCCATGCCCAACCCGCGCAACCACCTCGCGGGCGCGGCGATGAACGGGCTGATCTACGCCATCGGTGGGCAGCACCTCGGTGACGAGGCGAATGGCAATCAGACTGAGGTGGACGTCTATGACCCCACCACTGACAGTTGGCAGGCGGTCAGTCCGCTGCCGATCCCGCTAGGGCATATCACCTCCTCGACCTTCGGCTGGCGGGGACGGATCATCGTGGCCGCCGGCGTGACGGTGGGTGAGCGCGAGAGCGCGCAGGTCTTCGCCTATGACCCCGCTACCGACACCTGGTCCACGTTGCCAGCGCTGCCTGGCCCACGCCAGTCCCCGGTGGCCGATGTCATTGGCGACGCGCTGGTGGTGGCGACCGGGGCCACCTCTGCCGGGCCAACCGACAGCACCTTCGTCAGCCGCTAA
- a CDS encoding esterase-like activity of phytase family protein has protein sequence MLTSTRVALGLTTALSLVACSPTLPTTQDMTPYPSAPTADGRVKILAQASLPPTELTALGYSTEQVVRARANGLANTALPAIGSGLVALPNGEFLGITDRGPNEDHLNAEGKADGKIFPLPEFAPTLTRFRVEGQTIVPVGFTRLTGPEGQGITGLTNMKGEELPFENQASTTPLPFNVNGMDTEGLARFPDGRLITVEETSPSIAILSEGGQVLMRYTPVSKALTGAAYPVKNILPDVYAQRRSNRGFENVSLSGDGKTAWVTLQSPMGDTKADAYKSSRILRTLKLDVTDPLDARVVGEYLTRGSAIGDYPAGGKQADLKFSDTAWITGEKLLTLERAAGLVQLFVDDFSAATNVLNLPDQGKLTYEDIATDLAALGIQTSTRKLVFKSADAGIMDDKLEGLAILTPSTIALTNDNDFGIGDNKTGTPSKIWVVQLGQRLK, from the coding sequence ATGTTGACATCTACCCGCGTTGCCCTCGGCCTGACGACTGCCCTGTCACTCGTCGCCTGCTCTCCTACCCTTCCCACCACGCAGGACATGACGCCCTATCCATCTGCGCCCACAGCGGATGGTCGGGTCAAAATCCTTGCCCAGGCCAGCCTTCCTCCCACCGAGCTGACTGCCCTCGGGTACAGCACCGAACAGGTGGTCCGGGCCAGAGCCAATGGTCTGGCCAACACCGCCCTTCCTGCCATCGGCAGCGGCCTGGTGGCGCTTCCAAACGGGGAATTTCTGGGAATTACAGACCGTGGCCCCAACGAAGACCACCTCAACGCAGAGGGAAAGGCCGACGGCAAGATCTTTCCCCTGCCTGAATTTGCGCCCACCCTCACCCGCTTCCGGGTGGAGGGCCAGACCATTGTGCCAGTGGGTTTCACCAGGCTCACTGGCCCTGAGGGGCAGGGCATCACCGGTCTCACCAACATGAAGGGTGAGGAACTGCCCTTCGAGAATCAGGCCAGCACCACACCGCTGCCCTTCAACGTGAACGGGATGGACACCGAGGGCCTTGCCCGCTTTCCTGACGGCCGGCTCATCACGGTGGAGGAGACGTCCCCGTCCATTGCCATCCTGAGTGAGGGAGGCCAGGTGCTGATGCGCTACACCCCGGTCAGCAAGGCGCTGACCGGCGCAGCCTATCCGGTGAAGAACATTCTGCCCGATGTCTACGCCCAGCGCCGCTCGAATCGGGGTTTCGAGAACGTCAGTCTCAGTGGCGACGGCAAGACAGCCTGGGTCACCCTGCAAAGCCCGATGGGGGACACCAAGGCCGACGCCTACAAGAGCAGCCGCATCCTGCGCACCCTGAAACTGGACGTGACCGACCCTCTAGATGCCCGGGTGGTGGGGGAGTACCTGACGCGGGGTAGCGCGATTGGAGATTACCCGGCGGGCGGCAAGCAGGCCGACTTGAAATTCAGCGATACGGCCTGGATCACTGGAGAAAAGCTGCTGACCCTGGAACGCGCGGCTGGACTGGTGCAGCTGTTCGTGGACGACTTCAGTGCCGCCACTAACGTCTTGAATCTGCCCGACCAAGGCAAGCTGACCTACGAGGACATCGCTACCGATCTCGCGGCGCTGGGTATCCAGACCTCCACGCGCAAGCTGGTGTTCAAATCAGCCGACGCGGGGATCATGGACGATAAGCTCGAGGGGCTGGCGATCCTGACGCCCTCGACCATTGCCCTGACCAACGACAACGATTTCGGGATTGGCGACAACAAGACCGGCACGCCCAGCAAAATCTGGGTGGTGCAACTCGGCCAGCGACTCAAGTAA